TGTGTTTCTGCATTTTTGCTTTGTTCGCAGGCGTCAGGGCCATTTCACCTTGAAGATAAGTAGTCTCATACGGTTGGAACCCAACCTTATTACCTACACCTAATTGAATAGTGCGTGCAGACAGCTCATCCTTCCAAAGGTTCTTGCCGGAAAACTTTCCTTTATTCAGATGGTGCTGGCCTTCATGTGCGAACAAGGACGCGATCCACGCCGCCGAACTCCCTGGATCGAGAATGTACTTCACCGACAGAGTCATCCCATTACTACCGGTTGCACCAAGGTAAGTTTTTGATCCGACCACAGAAAAAACTGAAATGCGGCCAATCGCTTTCTTTTCGGCGGGTGTAAGTGTACTTGCGTTTGCGTTAATTAACGCGGCAGCGGCGGCTATTTTGTTGCTGACCTTCAGTTTGTTAGCAGCCGATATTCCCTTCGCATAAGTGATCTTCACCGTCTTGCCGAGAACCGTAACGGACGTGAGGGGCTTTGCCGGCGCCGTGCCAGGCGCTTGCGCCGGCGCCTGCGCAGGAGCTTGCGAAGAACCTGACTGATCGGTCGGGTTCTCGGGCGGTGGAGGCAGTGGCGTTTCCTCGGAGGTAGTTCCACTCGTAGTTGCCGAGGTGCTGCCGGTTGAGTCGGATTGCTCCTCTTCTCCGCCCTCCTCCTCCTCGTCGCGGTCGGCAAAACCATTCATCCCGTTCTCGATAATGGTTCGGCCAGTCTCCGGTCCACCAAAGTTGTTTTCATTCGCCCAGATGTCCGTTACCGTCTGCCAGCTCATCGTGGCGTCCATCATCGTCATCAATCCGAGTGGATCGATTTTGTTGACGGGATCATTTTCAACGTAGCTATACCGATTGAACGACTGTGGCGACGCGATACTCATGCTGTCACCGTAGGGGTCGGGCGCCGTCCAGCGGGCCGACAAGTTGTCGTATTGGCGCCACAACGTGTGCGACATACCCGTCGCCTCGTCGTTCTCCATTCCGGCATACTTTTGTCGCACACTGTCGGGCTGAGAATAACCGCCTCCCGTGGAGCGCATGCCGACTCCGGCGGGCAGATCTTCGCCGAAGGGTGCATAGTCGTGTCGAGAAATTACGGTTCCCGTCGCATTGGTAATCGCCCGGGGCGAGTTCTGATGATCGCTTGTGACAAATTGAGTGCCACCGGTAACGACCGGGCCGTATTCGGCGACCAGCTTGCCGATGGCGTCATAGACCAGCACATTGGTCAACATACCACCCGCTTGCGTGGCCACTCGCTGGCCGCCGGCATCGTAAACATTCACCACGGTCGTGGTGCCGTTAGTGCTTTGCTTTTGGCGATTATTGGCGTCGTATTGGAAGCTAAGATTGCGGAACTTGGAATCGATCGTAACGTTGCCGGCATCGTCGTATGTCAGTCCCGATGCGTAGCGGTTCGTGTTCTTATTGATATCCGCATCTTCCGTCCAGATTTGTGTAAACGGATTACCGTTGTTCTGCGCTTGCTTCTGGTAACGGTTCCCAAAAACGTCGTATTCGTAGTTTGCCAGCCATACCTGCTGACCATTGTCACCGCGAAGTTCGCGCGCTGAAGACAAGCGCCCGAGCGAATCGTACGCAAAATTTTGTTGCCACTGTTTTTGCGTCGCAATGAAGCCTTCGATCCGCGCGATCTGGCCGGTGTTCTTCGTTTCGTCGACGATGTTCGTCGCGGGATTGTAAACGCCGTATTTGTAATCGTAGTGCTGAAGTTGGGTGCCATTTCGGGCGAGATCCATGCTCTGAATTTGCAAGCGCGAATTGTACGTAAAACTTTCGACCGCGCCGTTGCCCAGGGTTACTTGCTTCAACAATCCCTGCGTCGTGGTGTAATCAAAGGCATTGGCGTAGATCATGGCGCCACTGGAAACCTGCGACAGGCGGGCGCCATCGTCAAACGCGTAGCTGACCACTCTTCCGGACGGATACTTCTGGCTTGTAAGCGCTCCCTTGAGATTGTAAGTGTATTGATCCATCACGTAGGTCTGGTCACCCACCGTCTGCTGGCTATAGCTGACGCGGCCTATCACATCGAACCTGTAGTTTTGCGCTGTTGCCGGAATCGATCCGACCGCCGCGGTCGACGCCTGCGTCAGCCGGCCCTTGTTGAAGTATCCGGTGGCCGGCTGGTCGTAAAAATTGCTGACCGTAGGCGTGCTGTCTGAGTAACTGACCTGGTAAATGCGGTTCAGATTGTCGTACCGAAACTCAGTGTGAATGTTGCGGGCGTCGTATCCGCTGGTAAGCAAACCTGCATAGGTAACGCCTCCGATGGTCTCGTCGTAAACCAGTTTGCGCGACCAGGCGCTGTTGCCGGTCAACGGATCTGAAGCAGTGTGCGTCCCTGCTTGTTCGACTTGACGCTCATGCGTGAGCCGGCCCAGCGCGTCATATTTGAAATAGCGATGCTGCACCGTTCCGCTGCCGGTACCCTGGGTGATGTGAATCAAAGCGCCCTGCGTGTCGTAGTCGTAATAGGTTGGCTGCGTCGGCGCTTCAATTGAACCCAAACTGCCCCCCTGGTTCGGTTCATCAACGCGCACAATTCGGCCCAGCGCGTCCGTCTTCGTCCGTCTTTGCCGGCCGGCTTGATCGGTAACCGTCGTGTAGATGCCCTGGTAATTGTTGAGAACTTGTGAAGCGTCGGGCAACGTCACGTAGTCCACACGTGACATCGCATCGTAGTGCGACACAGTCCAGTCGGTCGTATGCGACAAATCGGCCACACCATTCAGTGTCGTGGTGCGATACGGATTTGAAACCTTCCAGACGCGCCCCATCTGATCGAAAATCGTGTCCGTGGCAATGTAGTTAGCACCGCCTTCACCGCCAAAACTTCGGCTGATGCGGCCCATTGGATCGACGAACTCATAGGCTTTCAAGACACGGGTGGCATCTTGCTGGGTTTCCGTCAGGGTGAACAGATTACCGAGCGTCTCACCAAAGCTATACTTACTCCAACTTCCGTCCGGCCGTGTCACTTTACGCACGCGATTCATCGAATCGTTCTGGCCCTGATCATTCTGATAGCTCAACGTTGTAACTTGACCGTTGGCGTCAGTGGTAGTCAGCGTGAGCCCCGTCGTGTAGTCATACGTGCTGCTCGAGGTAAACGCTGTAGTCGATCCGTGGACCCCGGTTGGATCAGGAACTGCCGTGATCGATTGCGTGGCGTAAGCGTGTTTATAGGTAGAAGAGTATTCAGTGGCAGTCTGAATACCGCGCTCGTTCCAGGTGTTTCTAACGTTCCCGCATTGGTCGAATTGGGCGTGCGTTTCAAGATAAAGGCCCGCGCCGATATCTGAGTAACTCCGTGTCGTGGTCACGTTCCCGCGCGCGTTGGTGTTCGGATCGGCGTATTCGGGTGCCGTCAGATCGTTGTAGTTAATCAGCGGATACGCCGCCTCATCATAGAACGATTCGCTCTTTGAAATAACCTGGCCAGCCGTATTTTTCAGGAGCACGGAAGTGGGCAAACCAAGGATGTGCCGGCTTTGATAAGCTGCATCATCAAGGTACGTCGTGACTAAGCTGCTGGCGGGCGGGTACGAGTAGCCGGTGGAGATTGTTGTGACGTTGTCAGCCTGGGCCGACGCTTGGGGAACCGACGCGAAGTGGGTCTCAGCGATGTCGGTTTGATCAAGCCCTGTCGTAAATATGTAAGCGGGGTTCGAGTTGTAGCCGTAGGTAATCAACTTCGCGAGGGCGTCACCACCAGTGTCGAGAATGAGACTGACACTTTTCTTGGGACGCACATTGCGAAACGCGTGCACCCACTGCTCGCCCTGCAGACCTATCCGGGGTGGGATAGGATTGTCATCCCAGGCGAAATCCGTCAGCGACCGTCGCAGCACAACTCCGCCTTGGCCGGGCGGCTTGTCATACACTCGTTCCTCGAAAGGCACTCCCTGCCGCGCGTCTTCCCACCCGAAGGGCCAGAAATGAGGATTGCCCTGACCCGGCTGGAGGGGAGCCATGAAGTTGTGCTTGCGCACTTCGCTGTAGCTGTTGTCAGGCGCGGTCGTCCCGGTGATCTGAAATGTGCCGATTTGAGGGTCACTCCCGCCCGAGATGGAATAGGTCCATGTTGCCAGATCACTTCCGTCGCCTTTGGCACTAAGCTGTCTCTGCGTTACGACGCGGTTCATTTGGGCGTACGGGGGCTTGACGTCACCGATCGGCGGCGCATCGTCGAATGAATATTGCTCGTACGCTCCGGTAGGATAAGTGATCTTGTCGATCTCACCGTAGATGTTGTAACCAAATTTGTATTTCAGCCCGTTAGGCAGCACGACTTCCGTGAGCACCACCGGATCGAATAGTTCACCGCCAACCTGGGCGCGGCCAACCACCCAGGTGGTCGGCGATTCCGAGTCGGCTTCCTGGCTGACAAAAAGGCTCCCTGACCAGCCCTGTGGCACGACCGTCGGGTAGTTGTTTCCGTAGTAAGGGGTCGGCGGCTGCGCTGGATTCGGCAAATAGTGACTGCCTACTGGTTTCGGGCCCGCTCCAGATGTGATCACTCCCGGGTCTGAGAGTTTCTTCCAGACTAACTGGTACGGCGAAGTAAGCCCCGGCGCGTAGTATTCCTGCGTGCCGATGGTCGGACTTGCCGGCAGCGGGACGTTAATCTCTCTGCCCAGCGTGTCCTTCCATTGCCGCGTTGACGCGGTGTAATTCAGGGTATTCCCGTTCCGATCGATGAATTGCGCGGTGGAACCGTTAAGCACATAACGGCTACCATCCGGCATGTAGACGGTGCCCGTCGTCTGCGATGTGGCGTCATAACGCAATCGGGAGCCGTCAACCGCATAGAACGTGCCGGTTACCCTCATTGTGCCTTCATACGGCGTATCGCTCTCGCGCAACTCATGCTTCGAGCCGTCGGGCATGGTGATGTAGACACGCGCCACTCGGAAACGCCGGAATCCTGAGCTACATATGAAGCAAAACTGCTTACCCGTGTAGTAGTACTGGTCCGTTTCCTTTGGCCATTCGATAATTGGCAAGTCAAGACTTGTCTTCCAGCCCGCGGTCGTATGTTCAGCATAGATCGCCTCTGTGATCGTCGTGTAGTACGAGACGTCGTTGACCGTGGCAAGATTTCCGAGTCTCCAAACCTTTGACGAGTAATAGAGGTTTACCGGCAAGCTTGCGCCGCGCCCTGGATATCCAATGATCGGAATTTGAATGGTACTGTCGAGGCCCGATCCAACGTTGCCCTGCGTGAACTGGATGTTTTGCCCGGCCGTCTCGCCAATCGTACAAACTAGCGCGCAAGTGAATACCAGGCCGCTTATCAACATTCGGCGCAGTGAGATTGAGTATCGTTTCTTCATCGACTTCACTCCTCTAACGGACACATTGCCGCAGTTCATCGATATGGTTTTTTTGAATAAGGAATCCCACGCCCACATTCGTGTAGGAACATGCCGATAGGCTCAGTGCGCCGCGTGCCTGGTCCAGGTTTGTCCGCAGGGTCTGAATATGATCAGCTTGAACGGTGGTAACGCCAGCGGTGATAGCAGCTCCCCAATTCGCCGCGCCAAGATTGGCGGTCGCGCGGACCGCGTCTACCGCTTGCCGTAGCTCATTGATGTGCGCTGCCTTTACAAGTGTGCTGCCGGTGACGATCGTGTCGTCAGTAAAAGTGATCGCCGTTGCCACATCGAGATTGCTGTACGGCGAGAGGTTGCCACCGCCGTCCACAGCCCTGACCCGGTAAAGGTAAGCCGTGACGCTGGTCACCGTGTTGTCGGTAAAGGTTGTGGTCGCCACGTTGGAATTGACGACGGTGTAATTGCCGCCCAGGTTTGTCGTGCGCTCGACCTGATAGTGATCGGCGCCCGGGGTCGCAGTCCAACTAATGCTTACCCTGGCCGGGTTCTCGTTCGACAAGGTCAGGGCCGCAACGTTCGTCGGCGCGAGCAGAGTCACCGGCGCTTCCGTGGCCACTAACTTTCCTCCCGCGTAGATGTACTCTTTGGAAGGGTTGTTAGCGGGTGGAATTGGCGGTGGCGGCGTCCAAAACAGCGCCCGAATATGCTTCGCGCCGCGAGTGTCTCTCCACGGACCGGCGACCGTGCCCAGCGAAAGTAAAATAGCCAGCCCAAGCGCGCCGACAATGACATGTTTCTTGCGCCGCGCGCGTGTGGACTTTGACTTCCCTCGTCGCGAGACTTTGTTTTTCGACATAAAAACCTCTTCTCAATCGAGCCTGCGATTAGCGCAGGCTGAAAGCTCTCTTACTGCAAACTCAACAGCACCAGAATCTCACCCGAACCCTTAGCGAGCGGCTCGAGCGCTTTGCCGATGATCGTCCCCGGCATGTGCATTTTCCGGCCGGCAAACTCAACGGCTTCGGATTTCATAGCGACACCGGCCACCTCACTCGTAACAAGCAGATCGCCGATTTGAATCGGTCCGCGTGACGCATCTACTTTCACGCGCACGCGACCGGTGGTGGCGACCAGCACTTTGCCTTCACCGCCTTCACCGAGAGTGATGCCGGGCTGTGCGGAAATCACTCCTGCGACGCGAGTGTCATAGGCAGTGCTTGATGAAATGACTTGATTGGATTTGGCTGTGTCGAGGACTACGACAGTGCCGGCGGCAAGTTGTTCGGACGATGGCACCCATTCGGCGAGGTCCTGGTACTTGGCCTTGATGTTGCCGGCTTCAATTGTGCCCGCGGCGTTAATATTCCCCGTGCCTGATAATTTTAGATTGCCATTGATCTCCAGCTTTTCAGCCGGCGACGTTGTTCCCATGCCGACATAGCCATTGCCACGGACTATTGCCTGAACTCCGCCGCTGTTCTCAAAAACGGCAACGGCATCACTGGACGATGCAGTCGCCGCTTTGGCACGGAAACCATTT
The nucleotide sequence above comes from Pyrinomonadaceae bacterium. Encoded proteins:
- a CDS encoding fibronectin type III domain-containing protein; translated protein: MSKNKVSRRGKSKSTRARRKKHVIVGALGLAILLSLGTVAGPWRDTRGAKHIRALFWTPPPPIPPANNPSKEYIYAGGKLVATEAPVTLLAPTNVAALTLSNENPARVSISWTATPGADHYQVERTTNLGGNYTVVNSNVATTTFTDNTVTSVTAYLYRVRAVDGGGNLSPYSNLDVATAITFTDDTIVTGSTLVKAAHINELRQAVDAVRATANLGAANWGAAITAGVTTVQADHIQTLRTNLDQARGALSLSACSYTNVGVGFLIQKNHIDELRQCVR
- a CDS encoding RHS repeat-associated core domain-containing protein, producing MKKRYSISLRRMLISGLVFTCALVCTIGETAGQNIQFTQGNVGSGLDSTIQIPIIGYPGRGASLPVNLYYSSKVWRLGNLATVNDVSYYTTITEAIYAEHTTAGWKTSLDLPIIEWPKETDQYYYTGKQFCFICSSGFRRFRVARVYITMPDGSKHELRESDTPYEGTMRVTGTFYAVDGSRLRYDATSQTTGTVYMPDGSRYVLNGSTAQFIDRNGNTLNYTASTRQWKDTLGREINVPLPASPTIGTQEYYAPGLTSPYQLVWKKLSDPGVITSGAGPKPVGSHYLPNPAQPPTPYYGNNYPTVVPQGWSGSLFVSQEADSESPTTWVVGRAQVGGELFDPVVLTEVVLPNGLKYKFGYNIYGEIDKITYPTGAYEQYSFDDAPPIGDVKPPYAQMNRVVTQRQLSAKGDGSDLATWTYSISGGSDPQIGTFQITGTTAPDNSYSEVRKHNFMAPLQPGQGNPHFWPFGWEDARQGVPFEERVYDKPPGQGGVVLRRSLTDFAWDDNPIPPRIGLQGEQWVHAFRNVRPKKSVSLILDTGGDALAKLITYGYNSNPAYIFTTGLDQTDIAETHFASVPQASAQADNVTTISTGYSYPPASSLVTTYLDDAAYQSRHILGLPTSVLLKNTAGQVISKSESFYDEAAYPLINYNDLTAPEYADPNTNARGNVTTTRSYSDIGAGLYLETHAQFDQCGNVRNTWNERGIQTATEYSSTYKHAYATQSITAVPDPTGVHGSTTAFTSSSTYDYTTGLTLTTTDANGQVTTLSYQNDQGQNDSMNRVRKVTRPDGSWSKYSFGETLGNLFTLTETQQDATRVLKAYEFVDPMGRISRSFGGEGGANYIATDTIFDQMGRVWKVSNPYRTTTLNGVADLSHTTDWTVSHYDAMSRVDYVTLPDASQVLNNYQGIYTTVTDQAGRQRRTKTDALGRIVRVDEPNQGGSLGSIEAPTQPTYYDYDTQGALIHITQGTGSGTVQHRYFKYDALGRLTHERQVEQAGTHTASDPLTGNSAWSRKLVYDETIGGVTYAGLLTSGYDARNIHTEFRYDNLNRIYQVSYSDSTPTVSNFYDQPATGYFNKGRLTQASTAAVGSIPATAQNYRFDVIGRVSYSQQTVGDQTYVMDQYTYNLKGALTSQKYPSGRVVSYAFDDGARLSQVSSGAMIYANAFDYTTTQGLLKQVTLGNGAVESFTYNSRLQIQSMDLARNGTQLQHYDYKYGVYNPATNIVDETKNTGQIARIEGFIATQKQWQQNFAYDSLGRLSSARELRGDNGQQVWLANYEYDVFGNRYQKQAQNNGNPFTQIWTEDADINKNTNRYASGLTYDDAGNVTIDSKFRNLSFQYDANNRQKQSTNGTTTVVNVYDAGGQRVATQAGGMLTNVLVYDAIGKLVAEYGPVVTGGTQFVTSDHQNSPRAITNATGTVISRHDYAPFGEDLPAGVGMRSTGGGYSQPDSVRQKYAGMENDEATGMSHTLWRQYDNLSARWTAPDPYGDSMSIASPQSFNRYSYVENDPVNKIDPLGLMTMMDATMSWQTVTDIWANENNFGGPETGRTIIENGMNGFADRDEEEEGGEEEQSDSTGSTSATTSGTTSEETPLPPPPENPTDQSGSSQAPAQAPAQAPGTAPAKPLTSVTVLGKTVKITYAKGISAANKLKVSNKIAAAAALINANASTLTPAEKKAIGRISVFSVVGSKTYLGATGSNGMTLSVKYILDPGSSAAWIASLFAHEGQHHLNKGKFSGKNLWKDELSARTIQLGVGNKVGFQPYETTYLQGEMALTPANKAKMQKHMEQGLKY